A genomic window from Candidatus Methylacidiphilum fumarolicum includes:
- a CDS encoding HAD family hydrolase, with translation MKKDHDTYQWAALFDWDGVIVDSVKQHEQSWRMLAAEQHKEVEQDFMNKTFGMKNEKIISEFLGWTQNPEEIMQLSKRKEELYKKIVQEEGLCLIDGLKEFLDCLKQKHIPMAICSSTTKTNIFFVLEKLGIKEYFSVIVGAEDVREGKPHPAPYLVTAKKLGYVPSCCVVFEDAPAGVESAKKAGMKVIALTTTRPKNNLENADLVISSWKELSLETIDVLFNAVSQQ, from the coding sequence ATGAAAAAAGACCATGATACCTATCAGTGGGCTGCTCTTTTTGATTGGGACGGCGTCATTGTCGATTCAGTCAAACAGCATGAACAAAGTTGGCGCATGCTTGCAGCCGAACAACACAAAGAAGTGGAACAAGATTTTATGAACAAAACATTCGGAATGAAAAATGAAAAAATCATTTCCGAGTTTCTTGGCTGGACTCAAAATCCCGAAGAAATTATGCAACTTTCAAAGAGAAAGGAAGAACTTTATAAAAAAATTGTACAGGAAGAAGGCCTTTGTCTTATTGATGGACTCAAAGAGTTTCTGGATTGTTTAAAACAGAAACATATTCCCATGGCTATTTGTTCTTCGACAACAAAAACCAACATCTTCTTCGTGTTAGAAAAATTAGGAATCAAAGAGTATTTTTCCGTTATAGTAGGCGCTGAAGACGTCAGGGAAGGCAAACCACATCCTGCTCCTTATCTAGTAACAGCTAAAAAATTGGGCTATGTGCCCAGCTGCTGCGTAGTGTTCGAAGATGCCCCTGCAGGAGTTGAATCTGCAAAAAAGGCTGGTATGAAAGTGATCGCTTTGACCACTACAAGACCTAAAAACAACTTAGAAAATGCAGACCTAGTAATTTCTAGCTGGAAAGAATTGTCTTTAGAAACAATCGATGTTCTTTTTAATGCTGTCTCTCAGCAATAG
- the folE2 gene encoding GTP cyclohydrolase FolE2, producing the protein MKNSLSASLADCQSQQDHRKIKIHRVGVKGLRYPIEVRDKNFESQHTVATVSLLVDLPHHFKGTHMSRFVEVLNAHGRMVHVCNVFSIVHELQKKLHAETAHVIMEFPYFIEKNAPVTGSKGLVDYQVRFEAAAYLDETDFVMWVTVPVTTLCPCSKAISDRGAHNQRGYVSVAIRFVQTIWIEDIIELVEASASSPIYSLLKRPDEKYVTELAFDNPVFVEDLVRNVALRLNANQDILWYRVEAENMESIHNHAAYACVEKELET; encoded by the coding sequence ATGAAAAATTCCTTATCTGCTTCTTTAGCTGATTGTCAAAGCCAACAGGATCATAGAAAAATCAAAATACACCGAGTAGGAGTTAAAGGTCTGAGGTATCCTATAGAAGTACGCGACAAAAATTTCGAAAGCCAACATACAGTGGCTACCGTATCCCTTCTTGTGGATCTTCCGCATCATTTTAAGGGCACACACATGAGCAGATTTGTGGAGGTGCTCAATGCGCATGGTCGGATGGTACATGTCTGTAATGTTTTTTCGATCGTCCATGAACTCCAGAAGAAATTACATGCGGAAACTGCCCATGTAATCATGGAATTTCCTTATTTCATTGAAAAAAATGCTCCAGTGACTGGTTCAAAAGGCCTTGTCGATTATCAGGTAAGATTTGAAGCAGCGGCCTATCTTGATGAGACGGATTTTGTTATGTGGGTTACTGTGCCTGTGACCACATTGTGTCCTTGTTCAAAAGCAATAAGCGATCGGGGAGCTCATAACCAAAGAGGGTATGTGTCGGTAGCCATAAGATTTGTCCAAACGATCTGGATTGAAGACATCATTGAGCTTGTTGAAGCCTCGGCCAGTAGTCCGATTTATTCTCTTCTTAAAAGACCCGATGAAAAGTATGTTACCGAATTGGCTTTCGATAATCCTGTATTTGTAGAAGACTTAGTGAGGAATGTGGCTCTTAGGCTCAATGCCAATCAAGATATACTCTGGTACCGCGTAGAAGCCGAGAATATGGAAAGCATTCATAATCATGCTGCTTATGCTTGTGTGGAAAAAGAGCTAGAAACTTAA
- the thiC gene encoding phosphomethylpyrimidine synthase ThiC, with protein sequence MAQNSSRLTYLDIVSKGKELSSFLLSFFPNSKKVYIQGENRGVNVPFRQIKVAHNGSGEATDHSFFYAYDTSGPYTDPFAGVEIGSGLFPLRAEWIEQRGDCEPYEGRPIKPEDNGWVSVKDKAAILLKNGAQKLPLLKKRLPLRAKAGRRVTQLHYAKKGIITPEMEFVAIRENLGRKGSSLRQGKGPLYSQHSGLAWGASLPEEITPEFVRKEVASGRAIIPSNINHPELEPMIIGRNFRVKINANIGNSAISSSMDEEVAKLVWAILWGADTVMDLSTGKNIHEIRELIIRSSPVPIGTVPIYQALEKVGGIPEELSWEIYRDTLIEQAEQGVDYFTIHAGVLLRYIPYTANRLCGIVSRGGSIMAKWCLAHHQENFLYTHFDEICEILRSYDISVSLGDGLRPGAIADANDAAQLSELFTLGELTKKAWEHDVQVMIEGPGHIPMQLIKENMDLELKHCFEAPFYTLGPLTTDIAPGYDHITSAIGAAMIGWFGCAMLCYVTPKEHLGLPNLEDVKTGVIAYKIAAHAADLAKGFPGAQLQDNFLSYARFHFQWEDQFNLSLDPPTARLFHDENLPQPAAKHAHFCSMCGPKFCSMKITEEVLKYAEKNKLTTDDAFLEGMKEKAEEFRKIKNIYI encoded by the coding sequence ATGGCTCAAAACAGTAGTCGACTGACGTATTTAGATATTGTTTCAAAAGGAAAAGAACTTTCTTCCTTCCTTTTGTCTTTTTTCCCAAATTCCAAAAAGGTATATATCCAAGGGGAAAATAGAGGGGTAAACGTTCCCTTTAGACAAATAAAGGTTGCTCATAATGGTTCTGGGGAAGCAACAGATCATTCATTTTTTTATGCTTACGATACTTCTGGACCTTATACAGATCCTTTTGCTGGGGTAGAAATAGGCAGTGGGCTTTTCCCCTTGCGAGCCGAGTGGATAGAACAAAGAGGAGATTGTGAACCTTACGAAGGCAGGCCCATTAAACCTGAAGACAATGGATGGGTATCGGTCAAAGATAAAGCCGCTATTCTTTTGAAAAATGGTGCTCAAAAGCTTCCTTTGTTAAAAAAGCGTCTGCCTTTACGTGCCAAAGCTGGAAGAAGGGTTACCCAACTGCATTATGCCAAAAAAGGCATTATTACTCCAGAGATGGAGTTCGTAGCCATAAGAGAGAATTTAGGTAGGAAAGGTTCCTCTCTTCGCCAAGGCAAAGGCCCACTTTATAGCCAGCACTCGGGATTGGCCTGGGGAGCATCGTTGCCAGAAGAGATAACTCCAGAATTTGTAAGGAAAGAAGTTGCCTCGGGTAGAGCGATTATCCCCTCTAATATTAACCATCCAGAGCTGGAGCCGATGATTATTGGCCGTAACTTTAGAGTCAAAATAAATGCGAACATTGGAAACTCTGCAATTAGCTCATCGATGGATGAAGAGGTAGCAAAACTGGTTTGGGCTATTCTTTGGGGAGCCGATACGGTCATGGATCTTTCTACCGGAAAAAACATTCATGAAATTCGTGAACTAATTATTCGTTCAAGCCCTGTGCCTATAGGGACTGTTCCCATCTATCAAGCGTTAGAGAAGGTTGGGGGGATTCCTGAGGAATTGAGTTGGGAAATCTATAGAGATACTCTGATCGAACAGGCCGAACAGGGAGTAGATTATTTCACCATACATGCTGGAGTCCTTTTGCGATATATCCCTTATACAGCCAATCGGCTCTGTGGCATTGTTAGTAGGGGAGGTTCCATCATGGCTAAGTGGTGTTTAGCCCATCATCAAGAAAATTTTCTCTATACGCATTTTGATGAAATTTGTGAAATTTTAAGGAGCTACGACATCAGTGTGTCGCTAGGAGATGGGTTAAGACCAGGAGCCATTGCGGATGCTAATGATGCGGCTCAGCTTAGTGAGCTTTTTACCCTTGGCGAACTGACTAAAAAGGCGTGGGAACATGATGTGCAAGTGATGATTGAGGGACCTGGGCATATTCCTATGCAATTGATTAAAGAAAACATGGATTTAGAGCTGAAGCATTGTTTTGAGGCTCCCTTTTATACCCTTGGACCATTGACTACGGATATTGCGCCTGGTTATGACCATATTACAAGTGCCATTGGAGCTGCCATGATCGGCTGGTTTGGCTGTGCGATGTTATGCTATGTCACGCCTAAAGAACACCTAGGGTTGCCTAATCTTGAGGATGTAAAAACTGGGGTCATAGCTTATAAGATTGCGGCTCATGCTGCTGATCTGGCAAAAGGGTTTCCAGGGGCTCAGTTACAGGATAACTTTTTGAGCTATGCTAGGTTTCATTTCCAATGGGAAGATCAATTTAATTTAAGTCTTGATCCTCCAACAGCTCGGCTTTTCCATGATGAAAATTTACCTCAGCCAGCGGCCAAGCATGCCCATTTTTGTTCGATGTGTGGACCTAAGTTCTGTTCAATGAAAATCACCGAAGAAGTCTTAAAATACGCGGAAAAAAATAAGCTGACGACAGACGATGCCTTTTTAGAGGGGATGAAAGAAAAAGCTGAAGAATTTAGAAAAATCAAAAATATTTATATATAA
- a CDS encoding 2-oxoglutarate dehydrogenase E1 component, whose product MRQKPSLSASSMVMSNRKSIGIENLALLEEYYQRWKKDPASVSADWSAFFEGFEFGYESLKNGQLGKKVERRAIADDLKKQRAVYELIHAYRTLGHYIANLDPLGFNQYEYDELKLERFGLNQKDLESYFDSGDLAGGGRKTLREILEILKKSYCSTLAVEFMHMDSFVQRKWISQRIEGKSFYAGFSKEHKKQILYDLLKAELFEAFLHTRYVGQKRFSLEGSCTLIPMMDALIEACPAHGIDRLVVGMAHRGRLNFVANVLQQDYKVIFDEFSENYIPEGVLGNGDVRYHLGFEAALKTKSGSIVTVGLTPNPSHLEAVNPVVEGKARAWERRLKDTEQRKKVLPLLIHGDASFMGQGVVQETLNLSRLEGYTTGGTLHIIVNNQIGFTTVPQDGRSTHHCTAVALMLGVPIFHVNSDDPLAAVFAVLLALEYRQVFGQDVVVDLVGYRKYGHNEGDEPSFTQPLLYKAIAQHPNISDVFLDQLIKSGEMTREEANEYRKIFVAELNQKMEESKEWIKQENPPTLRPRLACPRIFDPVKTAVPLEEFLYVGHALVREPPDFNLNPKIRKILEERKAMVEGKQPILLAFAETMAFGTLLYEGIPVRLSGQDSRRGTFSQRHAVLYDTKVSKKYVPLANIHPNQAIFCIYNSPLSEYAVLGFDYGYSLDYPEALIIWEAQYGDFANGAQVIIDLYLVSSESKWGVTSNIVLLLPHGYEGQGPEHSSARVERFLQACAEDNIVVANCTTPANYFHILRRQVLRGFSKPLILFTHKSLLRNPQCASSIPEFVQGAFEEVLADPQVNQPSSKVILCTGKVYYDLIDYRSRIGRMDIPIVRIEQLYPLHEKKLKEIVLRYQPQSLVWCQEEPKNMGAWSYMFPKLNDMFSLPVLYAGREASASTATGSMAYHRLEQQKLLSDAFGR is encoded by the coding sequence ATGAGACAAAAGCCTTCTCTTTCCGCTTCTTCCATGGTTATGTCAAACAGGAAATCCATTGGAATCGAAAATCTTGCTTTACTTGAGGAATATTACCAACGCTGGAAGAAAGATCCGGCTTCTGTCTCTGCTGATTGGAGCGCTTTTTTTGAAGGGTTTGAGTTCGGATATGAATCCTTAAAAAATGGTCAGCTGGGAAAGAAAGTTGAAAGGCGAGCTATAGCCGATGATTTAAAAAAACAACGTGCCGTTTATGAACTTATTCATGCCTATCGCACCCTTGGGCATTATATAGCCAATCTTGATCCGTTGGGATTCAATCAATATGAATATGATGAATTGAAGCTAGAAAGATTTGGGTTAAATCAAAAAGACCTTGAGAGCTACTTTGATTCTGGAGATCTGGCTGGAGGGGGGCGGAAAACTTTACGGGAGATATTAGAGATTCTTAAAAAATCTTATTGTTCTACGTTGGCTGTTGAGTTTATGCACATGGATTCTTTTGTGCAAAGAAAATGGATATCCCAACGGATTGAAGGAAAATCTTTTTATGCTGGTTTTTCGAAAGAACATAAAAAACAGATTCTTTATGACCTGTTGAAGGCTGAACTTTTTGAAGCGTTTTTACATACACGTTACGTTGGACAGAAAAGATTTTCTTTGGAAGGAAGTTGTACGCTCATTCCTATGATGGATGCTCTTATAGAAGCCTGTCCGGCCCATGGGATTGATCGGCTTGTTGTCGGAATGGCGCATCGAGGAAGGCTTAATTTTGTTGCCAATGTTTTGCAGCAGGATTACAAGGTCATCTTTGATGAATTTTCTGAAAATTATATTCCAGAAGGGGTATTGGGTAATGGGGATGTTCGGTATCATTTAGGGTTTGAAGCAGCTCTGAAAACTAAATCTGGTTCTATTGTAACAGTAGGGCTAACGCCTAACCCAAGCCATTTGGAAGCTGTTAATCCTGTGGTGGAAGGCAAAGCCAGGGCATGGGAAAGAAGACTAAAAGATACAGAGCAGAGGAAAAAAGTTTTGCCTCTGCTTATTCATGGTGATGCCTCATTTATGGGGCAAGGCGTTGTGCAGGAAACTTTGAATCTTTCCAGGCTTGAGGGGTATACAACTGGTGGTACTCTGCATATTATTGTCAACAATCAGATTGGTTTTACAACGGTTCCTCAGGATGGGCGATCCACGCATCATTGTACGGCAGTAGCCTTGATGTTAGGAGTTCCTATTTTTCATGTCAACAGTGATGATCCGTTGGCAGCTGTATTTGCTGTACTGCTAGCTTTAGAGTATAGACAAGTTTTTGGTCAGGATGTGGTAGTTGATCTTGTGGGATATAGAAAGTATGGACATAATGAGGGGGACGAACCTAGCTTTACTCAACCTCTTCTTTATAAGGCAATAGCACAGCATCCCAATATCAGTGATGTTTTCTTGGATCAGTTGATAAAATCAGGAGAGATGACAAGAGAAGAAGCAAATGAATACCGAAAAATATTTGTTGCTGAGTTGAACCAAAAAATGGAGGAATCGAAGGAATGGATTAAACAAGAAAACCCTCCCACCTTGAGGCCTAGGTTAGCATGTCCCAGGATTTTTGATCCAGTGAAAACAGCCGTTCCTTTGGAAGAATTCCTTTATGTGGGCCATGCATTGGTGAGGGAGCCTCCTGATTTCAATCTTAATCCTAAAATCCGGAAGATCCTTGAAGAAAGGAAAGCCATGGTAGAAGGAAAACAGCCAATCCTTCTAGCTTTTGCTGAAACCATGGCTTTTGGCACCCTTCTCTACGAGGGAATTCCAGTTAGACTATCCGGTCAAGACAGTCGGCGTGGGACTTTCAGTCAAAGGCATGCGGTACTTTATGATACAAAAGTCTCTAAGAAATATGTTCCCTTAGCGAATATCCATCCCAACCAGGCGATATTTTGTATCTATAACAGTCCCCTTTCCGAATATGCTGTTTTAGGTTTCGATTATGGCTATTCTCTAGATTATCCTGAGGCCTTAATTATTTGGGAAGCTCAATACGGTGATTTTGCTAACGGGGCTCAGGTTATTATAGATCTATACCTCGTTAGCTCTGAATCGAAATGGGGCGTTACATCGAACATTGTGTTGCTATTGCCGCATGGATATGAAGGGCAGGGTCCTGAGCATTCTAGTGCACGGGTGGAAAGATTCCTTCAAGCTTGTGCTGAAGATAATATCGTTGTGGCTAACTGCACTACCCCAGCCAATTATTTTCATATCTTAAGAAGACAGGTTTTGCGAGGATTTTCTAAGCCCTTAATCCTTTTCACCCATAAAAGCCTTCTACGCAACCCGCAATGTGCCTCGTCCATTCCAGAATTTGTTCAAGGGGCTTTCGAAGAGGTCTTGGCAGATCCTCAGGTCAATCAACCAAGCTCAAAAGTTATCTTGTGCACTGGAAAGGTCTATTATGATCTTATAGACTACAGAAGCCGGATTGGAAGGATGGATATTCCCATTGTTCGAATCGAACAGCTATATCCCCTGCATGAGAAGAAGCTCAAAGAGATTGTCTTAAGGTATCAGCCCCAGTCCCTTGTTTGGTGTCAAGAGGAGCCAAAAAACATGGGTGCTTGGAGTTATATGTTCCCTAAACTTAACGATATGTTTTCTCTTCCTGTCCTTTATGCTGGTAGGGAGGCTTCAGCCAGCACGGCGACTGGTTCAATGGCTTACCATCGGCTTGAACAGCAAAAGCTTCTTTCAGATGCCTTTGGCAGATAA
- the odhB gene encoding 2-oxoglutarate dehydrogenase complex dihydrolipoyllysine-residue succinyltransferase: MDIKMPSVGESIESGLIGKWLKKEGERVQSGDALCEIETEKITTEIYAEKEGILHILVKEGSEVKVGQTIAQLEELPSGKMEQEPSASIKEEEEKEEKTVLEPQKELIEPVKKEEEEEKASVEAPLRRPGRITKEEALQLMEEEKEEKEEAKEVEAFALGPQEKRKPLSPIRKKIAQRLLEAHIGTAHLTTFNEVDMSTVLELRKNYGKRFEEKYGVKLGLMSFFVRAVVEALKKIPEVGARIEEDELVYPSTLDLGIAVATEKGLIVPVIRSAENLSFAQIEKTIQELAIKARGGKITLEDIEGGVFTITNGGVFGSMLSTPILNPPQSGILGMHAIKERPVAINGKVEIRPVMYLALTYDHRVIDGKEAVSFLVLVKEFIEQPASVLLEV; encoded by the coding sequence ATGGATATAAAAATGCCTTCTGTTGGTGAATCGATTGAATCTGGATTGATTGGCAAATGGCTTAAAAAAGAAGGGGAAAGAGTGCAATCTGGAGATGCCTTGTGTGAAATTGAAACCGAGAAGATCACTACGGAAATTTATGCTGAGAAAGAAGGAATATTGCATATTCTTGTCAAAGAAGGCTCAGAGGTGAAGGTAGGGCAAACCATCGCTCAATTAGAAGAATTGCCTTCGGGAAAGATGGAGCAGGAGCCTAGTGCAAGTATCAAAGAAGAAGAAGAAAAAGAGGAAAAAACAGTTTTGGAACCGCAGAAAGAATTGATAGAGCCAGTAAAAAAGGAAGAGGAGGAAGAAAAGGCTTCTGTAGAAGCTCCCCTGAGGCGCCCTGGGAGGATAACCAAAGAGGAAGCGCTACAATTGATGGAGGAAGAAAAAGAAGAAAAAGAAGAGGCAAAAGAAGTCGAGGCTTTTGCTCTAGGTCCTCAAGAAAAAAGAAAACCACTGAGTCCTATTCGAAAGAAGATTGCTCAGCGTTTGCTGGAAGCTCATATTGGCACCGCTCATTTAACAACGTTTAATGAAGTCGATATGAGTACGGTGCTAGAATTAAGAAAAAATTATGGGAAGAGATTCGAAGAGAAATATGGAGTCAAACTGGGGCTGATGTCCTTTTTTGTCCGAGCGGTAGTGGAGGCTTTGAAAAAAATACCAGAGGTCGGTGCGCGGATTGAAGAGGATGAACTCGTTTATCCTTCCACTTTGGATCTGGGGATAGCTGTTGCAACAGAAAAAGGATTAATCGTACCAGTGATTCGTAGCGCTGAAAATCTAAGTTTTGCCCAGATTGAAAAGACGATTCAAGAACTAGCTATAAAAGCCAGAGGTGGGAAAATTACCCTCGAAGACATTGAAGGAGGAGTCTTTACGATAACCAATGGCGGTGTCTTTGGCTCTATGCTTTCTACGCCTATACTGAATCCACCTCAAAGTGGCATTCTTGGAATGCATGCGATTAAAGAAAGGCCTGTAGCAATCAATGGGAAAGTGGAAATCAGGCCCGTTATGTACCTTGCTCTTACCTACGATCATCGAGTGATTGATGGAAAAGAAGCTGTCAGTTTTTTGGTCCTTGTTAAAGAGTTTATCGAACAACCCGCCTCTGTTCTTTTGGAAGTGTAA
- a CDS encoding retropepsin-like aspartic protease — translation MTKVGIVILLFKISFSQNSFCKNLRVNQEQYKSLASKKELLKAYKARGFLALYRNRNSEARKFFQMCYSLSPEDAKLCELLAIASLRENDRRGVIFWMYQAHLNDLARFYLTIKQPFECSNPFQNATCPMLSTSYPVVPIEIDGHFFAFLIDTGASTSIVDKQVAEALGLKERGASELVLSNGERIQGALSTLPILRIGSLAIKNVPVILIEKLKPLSFDAKNCFHGVLGTDLLSRFNILIDYQTKKIVISKKAMELEAAFLSGSKLLAEIPFLFSPQGLLLVKGSMQSKEIFFIYDTGSGGYPLEFNQKYRNIFFGFSGTARSSLRFGPVAIKKISETFTQLPSDLEEREEIPIGGIIGNRLFSRYKVLLNFQKMVLQLYDQKN, via the coding sequence ATGACAAAGGTAGGGATTGTTATTCTTCTTTTCAAGATTTCCTTCTCTCAAAATTCCTTTTGTAAAAACCTGCGAGTAAATCAAGAACAATATAAGTCTTTAGCCAGCAAAAAAGAGCTTCTAAAGGCTTATAAAGCCCGAGGATTTTTAGCTCTTTATCGAAATCGGAATAGTGAAGCCAGAAAATTTTTTCAAATGTGTTATTCCCTCTCTCCAGAGGATGCAAAGCTTTGTGAACTTTTGGCCATAGCCTCTCTTCGGGAAAACGATAGAAGGGGAGTAATCTTCTGGATGTACCAAGCCCATTTGAACGATCTGGCCCGTTTTTATTTGACGATAAAGCAGCCTTTTGAGTGTTCGAATCCTTTTCAAAATGCAACCTGTCCAATGCTTAGCACCTCTTATCCAGTCGTTCCCATAGAAATTGACGGCCATTTTTTTGCTTTTCTTATCGATACAGGAGCTTCGACATCTATTGTGGATAAACAAGTGGCAGAAGCTCTTGGACTAAAAGAACGGGGTGCATCGGAATTGGTTTTAAGCAATGGAGAAAGGATTCAGGGAGCTTTGAGTACTCTCCCCATTTTACGCATTGGTTCTTTGGCAATTAAAAATGTTCCGGTAATACTCATTGAAAAGCTAAAGCCACTTTCCTTTGATGCTAAGAATTGCTTTCATGGGGTATTAGGAACAGATTTGCTTTCAAGATTCAATATACTCATTGATTATCAAACAAAGAAGATTGTCATTTCAAAAAAAGCTATGGAGCTAGAGGCTGCCTTTCTTTCTGGGTCAAAATTATTGGCTGAAATTCCTTTTTTGTTTAGCCCTCAAGGACTTCTGCTAGTAAAAGGAAGCATGCAGTCGAAGGAAATTTTTTTTATTTATGACACTGGGTCTGGAGGGTATCCATTGGAATTTAATCAAAAATATAGGAATATATTTTTTGGGTTTTCAGGAACTGCTAGAAGCTCATTGAGGTTTGGACCAGTAGCAATCAAGAAAATAAGCGAAACTTTTACTCAACTTCCATCGGATCTAGAAGAAAGAGAAGAAATACCTATAGGCGGCATAATTGGAAATAGGCTCTTTTCTAGATACAAGGTGCTATTGAATTTCCAAAAAATGGTTTTGCAGCTATATGACCAGAAGAACTAA
- the lpdA gene encoding dihydrolipoyl dehydrogenase produces MDTFDVGIIGSGPGGYVAAIRAAQLGLNVAIIEKDKTLGGTCLNVGCIPSKALLSLSEYYYFAKTKFAENGLLVENLRFDLDKLMKKKDQVVHKLVKGVDFLMKKNGIEVFHGMGSLVDPQTVLIAEENGGERKIKAKNIILASGSAPASLSFLPPFNDQIVDSTSALQFSSVPRSMAVIGAGAVGLELGSVWSRLGTKVYVIELLPRICPLMDHSVSSTLETFLRNQGIEFFLNTKIISATSNTNEVILELVSGPKTYSLSVEKVLVAVGRVPYTHGLNLQQIGISTTKKGSVEVNAWWQTNFAHIYAIGDLVEGPMLAHRAQLEGIAVAEIIAGRRFPQLNYALIPSIIYTSPEAGGIGFTEEELQAAKRDYKKGLSKFSINGRALAGDVGEGFVKILVDAKNDKILGIHGVGPVISELISMSTPLFLRKVNGVDFVGLPLAHPTLSEVLREAALDAYKRSIHS; encoded by the coding sequence ATGGATACGTTTGATGTAGGCATCATTGGATCTGGTCCCGGTGGCTATGTAGCCGCCATTCGAGCAGCTCAGCTTGGCTTGAATGTGGCAATTATTGAAAAAGACAAGACCCTTGGAGGTACCTGCCTGAATGTGGGATGTATTCCAAGTAAAGCCCTCCTTTCTCTTTCTGAATATTACTATTTTGCCAAGACAAAGTTTGCCGAAAATGGATTGCTTGTGGAAAATCTCCGCTTCGATCTCGATAAGCTCATGAAGAAAAAAGACCAAGTCGTCCACAAACTGGTCAAGGGAGTGGATTTTCTCATGAAGAAAAACGGGATTGAAGTATTTCATGGGATGGGATCGCTTGTAGATCCTCAAACGGTCCTCATAGCCGAAGAAAATGGAGGGGAACGTAAAATTAAAGCTAAAAATATTATCCTTGCTTCTGGTAGTGCACCAGCTTCTCTGTCTTTTTTGCCTCCCTTTAACGATCAGATCGTGGATAGCACCTCGGCTCTTCAGTTTAGTTCTGTTCCCAGAAGCATGGCGGTTATTGGTGCTGGAGCAGTCGGACTGGAGCTAGGATCTGTGTGGAGTAGACTGGGAACCAAGGTTTACGTGATAGAGCTTTTGCCAAGAATTTGTCCATTGATGGATCATTCCGTATCCAGCACTTTAGAAACCTTTCTTCGAAATCAAGGAATAGAATTTTTTCTCAATACCAAAATCATCTCTGCAACGAGCAATACAAACGAAGTCATCCTTGAATTAGTTTCAGGACCCAAGACCTACTCGCTCAGTGTGGAAAAAGTGCTCGTAGCCGTAGGGAGAGTTCCTTATACTCATGGATTGAATTTGCAACAAATAGGCATCAGTACCACAAAGAAAGGCAGTGTAGAGGTAAATGCATGGTGGCAAACCAATTTTGCCCATATCTATGCTATTGGCGATCTAGTGGAAGGACCGATGCTTGCTCATAGAGCGCAACTAGAAGGAATAGCGGTCGCTGAAATCATTGCTGGACGTCGATTCCCACAACTGAACTATGCGCTCATCCCCTCTATTATTTATACCTCTCCTGAGGCAGGAGGAATTGGCTTTACAGAAGAAGAATTGCAAGCGGCTAAAAGAGACTATAAAAAGGGTTTATCGAAGTTCTCTATTAATGGAAGGGCATTGGCTGGAGATGTCGGTGAAGGATTTGTAAAAATTTTGGTGGATGCCAAAAATGATAAGATTTTGGGAATCCATGGAGTGGGGCCTGTTATTTCCGAGCTCATTTCAATGTCGACCCCATTGTTTTTAAGAAAGGTGAACGGAGTGGATTTCGTAGGCCTGCCATTAGCGCATCCTACGCTTTCTGAAGTACTTCGTGAGGCAGCTCTTGATGCCTATAAGCGGTCGATTCATTCGTAA